A window of the Lepisosteus oculatus isolate fLepOcu1 chromosome 14, fLepOcu1.hap2, whole genome shotgun sequence genome harbors these coding sequences:
- the LOC138242511 gene encoding zona pellucida sperm-binding protein 3-like, with the protein MRSFLFVLCLCAGAGLPALISAEPAGWDSRELALQADFPAPEDAAQLEDMSLADAPSEDLSASENDSQSLAPDFRRLPVSRDAYSPYFDKEKMKPEAGSRPLPAYIKSVLFPPQRGRQPAMWCDSSRMYMRVSRLLFGFSCRPSEVTSGNCSVSRTTRRYFYFIYGLHECGTERSVVQGRLVYSNTLRYAPPSSSAPVHRFIPFSVKCSYNRFHYSYKVGYVPTWARRRTFFKDLKNKHSFVLLTTNSHWVRLSPKDEYFLGQPMYFQATAYFATAEQRLYIHSCYVTEKPDQHSQTRFPVIDNLGCMVDSKADDCLSRFVPSKQKDVLRFTIDAFLFQKKLSSKHEVTELYMHCVMAVAPAKATPGTKSCTYNREAKRWEELYGDHEVCACCESRCAGSRNEARAAERDAKPPVRGRGRRT; encoded by the exons ATGCGCTCGTTTCTCtttgtgctgtgcctgtgcgcaGGGGCCGGGCTCCCCGCACTGATCTCCGCCGAgccggctggctgggactctcgggAATTGGCGCTCCAGGCCGACTTCCCGGCTCCTGAAGACGCAGCCCAGTTGGAGGACATGAGCCTGGCAGATGCGCCCTCCGAAGACCTGTCTGCAAGCGAGAACGACTCGCAGTCCTTGGCTCCCGACTTTCGCCGCCTTCCCGTGTCCAGAGACGCATACTCGCCCTACTTcgacaaggagaagatgaagcccGAAGCCGGCAGCCGCCCCTTACCCGCCTACATCAAGAGTGTTCTGTTCCCTCCCCAGCGAGGGCGGCAGCCGGCCATGTGgtgcgactccagcaggatgtacatgagggtcagtcggctcctgttcggcttcagctgtcggccatcggaggtgacctcgggcaactgcagcgtcagccgaaccacacgccgttacttctacttcatctacgGGCTTCACGAGTGCGGCACCGAGCGATCA gttgtccagggccgcctggtgtactccaacactctccgctatgccccgccctcctccagtgcacctgtgcatcgcttcattcccttctcggtcaagtgctcctacaacag gttccactactcctacaaggttggctatgtccccacgtgggccaggagaaggaccttcttcaaggacctgaagaacaagcacagctttgtgctgctcaccaccaact cccactgggtccggctctctcctaaggatgagtacttcctgggtcagcccatgtacttccaggccactgcctactttgccacagCGGAGCAGAGGCTGTATATCCACTCGTGTTACGTAACGGAGAAACCAGACCAGCACTCGCAGACCCGTTTCCCTGTGATCGACAACTTGGG gtgcatggtggacagcaaggcagatgactgcctgtccaggtttgtcccctccaagcagaaggatgtgctccgcttcacaattgatgccttcctcttccagaagaagctgtccagtaag catgaagtgactgagctgtacatgcactgtgtcatggctgtggctcctgctaaagcaacaccagggaccaagtcctgcacctacaacagggaggcgaagag gtgggaggagctgtatggtgaccatgaggtctgtgcctgctgtgagtccaggtgtgctggcagtcggaatgaag ctcgagctgcggagcgcgacgccaaaCCGCCGGTCCGCGGtcgcgggcgccggacatag